Proteins found in one Quercus robur chromosome 2, dhQueRobu3.1, whole genome shotgun sequence genomic segment:
- the LOC126698953 gene encoding uncharacterized protein LOC126698953 — translation MEPIKTELGFTSMLAVPSNGRRGGLAMLWKTDMKIDTQTYSPHHIDVQVLIPSTQPWRLTGLYGYSEEQLKPETWRLMKHLYNRSTLPWLCVGDYNEILVSEEKNGRHPKPLPPMLAFRNTLLACGLIDLGYHGYRYTWRNGREGEDFIEERLDRVCASLDWSELYPTAKVHHLTVSYSDHDPILITTSPQNAQHNRRRQKIHRFEEKWVAHPECEKVIRDSWTQTQPLGPMNCLFEKIKACRAHLVAWSITAFGNTRTRLIEKQQVLEELVAQGYESNRERINILRREINELIHHEEVYWRQRSRSIWLPAGDKNTRFFHQRASQRKKKNTIEGLHDKDGV, via the coding sequence ATGGAACCGATAAAGACGGAGTTGGGTTTCACTTCTATGTTAGCAGTACCATCTAATGGGAGAAGAGGGGGGCTGGCCATGTTATGGAAAACTGACATGAAGATCGACACACAAACCTACTCCCCACACCATATAGACGTACAAGTTCTTATACCTTCCACCCAACCATGGAGATTGACTGGTTTATACGGATATTCGGAGGAACAGTTGAAGCCCGAAACATGGAGATTAATGAAGCACTTATATAATCGGTCTACCCTTCCATGGCTATGCGTTGGAGACTACAACGAGATATTGGTCTCTGAGGAAAAGAATGGACGGCATCCCAAACCATTACCACCGATGCTTGCATTTCGAAATACCCTGTTGGCTTGCGGACTGATCGATCTTGGCTACCATGGTTACAGGTATACATGGCGGAATGGGCGTGAGGGAGAAGATTTCATCGAGGAAAGACTGGATAGGGTGTGTGCTTCCTTGGACTGGTCAGAACTATACCCAACGGCAAAAGTGCACCATTTGACAGTGTCTTACTCCGACCATGACCCAATTCTAATCACCACATCTCCACAGAACGCCCAACACAACCGGAGGCGACAAAAGATCCACCGGTTTGAAGAGAAATGGGTGGCCCATCCAGAGTGTGAAAAAGTAATCCGAGACTCATGGACACAAACTCAGCCTTTGGGTCCAATGAATTGcctttttgagaaaattaaagcATGCAGAGCACACTTGGTTGCATGGAGTATAACAGCCTTCGGAAATACAAGAACCCGCCTAATAGAAAAGCAACAGGTACTTGAGGAATTAGTGGCACAAGGGTATGAATCAAACCGGGAGCGCATAAATATCTTGCGGAGGGAGATCAATGAACTGATACACCATGAGGAAGTGTATTGGAGGCAGCGGTCTAGGTCCATATGGCTTCCAGCGGGtgataaaaatacaagattttttCACCAAAGGGCTAgccaaaggaagaagaagaacactaTAGAAGGTTTGCATGATAAAGATGGGGTGTAG
- the LOC126698940 gene encoding uncharacterized protein LOC126698940, with translation MILDRDIPSVGPLTIWKPPDPERYKVNVDSAVFKHRKKAGIGVVIRDETGEVIVALSKIVNAPLGAGEIEAKAMEDRVSFARDVGIREAVFEGDSLIICKALQGDGGAPSSIQNVLDGTLDLTSGLRSFAFSHVKR, from the coding sequence ATGATATTAGACAGGGACATTCCAAGTGTGGGTCCATTGACAATATGGAAGCCACCGGATCCGGAACGGTACAAAGTGAACGTAGATAGTGCAGTTTTCAAACATAGGAAAAAAGCGGGAATAGGTGTGGTGATTCGAGATGAAACTGGGGAGGTAATAGTAGCCTTAAGCAAGATAGTGAATGCACCGTTGGGGGCCGGGGAGATTGAAGCAAAAGCAATGGAGGACAGGGTTTCTTTTGCAAGAGACGTGGGCATTAGGGAGGCGGTGTTTGAAGGCGACTCGTTGATTATTTGCAAGGCCCTCCAGGGAGATGGGGGAGCGCCATCTTCCATTCAAAATGTGCTGGATGGAACACTGGATCTAACCTCCGGCCTTAGGAGCTTTGCTTTCTCTCATGTGAAAAGATAG